One window of the Triticum dicoccoides isolate Atlit2015 ecotype Zavitan chromosome 3B, WEW_v2.0, whole genome shotgun sequence genome contains the following:
- the LOC119277038 gene encoding DNA polymerase eta-like isoform X2, with amino-acid sequence MPVARPEPQEPRVIAHLDLDCFYVQVEQRRNPALKGQPTAVVQYNDWKGGGLIAVSYEARKFGVKRSMRGDEAKNVCPGINLVQVPVSRDKADLNVYRNAGSEVIAILSTKGKCERASIDEVYLDLTDAAKEMLLESPPESSESIFDEATKSNILDLPSDVGEREENVKAWLCRADANYQDKLLACGAILVAQLRVKVLEETQFTCSAGIAHNKMLAKLVSGMHKPAQQTVVPSSSVQDFLASLPVKKMKQLGGKLGSSLQDDLGVETVGDLLGFTEEKLQEYYGVNTGTWLWKTARGISGEEVEDRLLPKSHGCGKTFPGPKALKNHSSVKSWLDKLCEELSERIQSDLSCNKRVAQTLTLHARASKENESNSVKKFPSKSCPLRYGTGKIQEDAMKLFESGLHDFWGSRNAGWSITSLSVTASKIFDIPSGTNSILKYIKGPSSDASSAILDSSSTPELTPLVGNVTQFSIADSCEPSSINEECGNSISAKQCRSIEGKGVPKKLSKVQGTGSILKFLSQSQPAQHEKRNFDGLICSHQGPESSSGASEAEQHGRDNINTAVVHSSGSGNTWMLNVEDIDPAVVGELPLEIQREIQGWIHPSKQATPKKRGSTISSYFSPAGR; translated from the exons ATGCCGGTGGCGAGGCCGGAGCCGCAGGAGCCGCGGGTGATCGCCCACCTCGACCTAGACTGCTTCTACGTGCAAG TCGAGCAGCGGAGGAACCCGGCGCTCAAGGGGCAGCCGACGGCCGTGGTGCAGTACAACGACTGGAAAGGCGGCGGTCTGATTGCGGTGAGCTACGAGGCCCGCAAGTTCGGCGTCAAGAG GTCCATGCGTGGGGATGAGGCCAAGAATGTCTGCCCAGGTATAAACTTAGTCCAGGTTCCCGTGTCCCGTGACAAGGCCGACCTCAATGTGTACCGAAATGCCGGCTCCGAG GTCATAGCGATCCTTTCGACTAAGGGGAAGTGTGAGCGAGCATCCATTGACGAAGTGTATCTCGACCTTACTGATGCAGCCAAGGAAATGCTCTTGGAATCCCCTCCGGAGTCATCAGAGTCTATTTTTGACGAGGCCACAAAGTCAAATATCCTTGACCTTCCTTCT GATGTCGGTGAAAGGGAGGAGAATGTGAAGGCATGGCTTTGTCGAGCAGATGCCAACTACCAGGATAAGTTGCTGGCATGCGGAGCTATACTTGTTGCACAGTTACGAGTAAAAGTTCTGGAGGAAACCCAATTCACCTGTTCTGCTGGCATTGCTCACAATAAG ATGTTAGCTAAACTTGTTAGCGGGATGCACAAACCTGCTCAACAAACAGTTGTTCCATCTTCATCAGTTCAAGACTTTCTAGCATCACTGCCTGTGAAGAAGAT GAAACAACTTGGGGGTAAGCTTGGGAGCTCCTTGCAGGACGATCTGGGGGTCGAGACAGTTGGGGATCTTCTAGGTTTTACAGAAGAGAAATTACAGGAGTACTATGGAGTAAATACAGG AACGTGGTTATGGAAGACTGCAAGGGGTATTAGCGGAGAAGAAGTTGAGGACCGTCTTCTACCAAAGAGCCATGGTTGTGGAAAAACATTTCCTGGCCCAAAAGCATTGAAGAATCATTCTTCT GTTAAGAGCTGGCTGGATAAACTTTGTGAAGAATTGAGCGAGCGGATTCAGTCTGACTTGAGCTGCAACAAGAGAGTTGCTCAAACATTAACTCTCCACGCTAGGGCATCTAAG GAGAATGAGTCTAATTCAGTGAAGAAATTCCCTTCCAAATCTTGTCCATTACGCTATGGGACTGGCAAAATTCAAGAAGATGCAATGAAGCTATTCGAATCTGGCCTTCATGATTTTTGGGGTTCTCGGAATGCTGGATGGAGTATAACATCTCTTTCTGTTACAGCAAGCAAAATATTTGATATACCAAGT GGAACGAACTCAATCTTGAAATATATCAAAGGCCCAAGTTCCGATGCATCTTCGGCTATCCTTGATTCTTCCTCTACACCTGAGTTAACACCACTTGTTGGTAATGTTACTCAGTTCAGTATTGCAGACTCT TGTGAACCATCATCTATAAATGAAGAGTGTGGCAATAGTATTTCAGCCAAACAATGTCGCTCAATTGAAGGAAAAGGTGTGCCAAAGAAATTATCGAAAGTTCAG GGAACTGGCTCTATTTTGAAGTTTCTTTCACAAAGTCAACCTGCCCAGCACGAGAAAAGAAACTTTGACGGCTTAATTTGCAGCCATCAAG GCCCGGAGAGTTCTTCAGGAGCAAGCGAGGCTGAACAACATGGTAGGGACAATATTAACACGGCCGTCGTGCACTCTTCTGGTTCCGGTAACacatggatgctcaatgttgaagacattgatCCAGCCGTAGTAGGTGAACTGCCGCTGgagattcaaagagaaatacagggTTGGATCCATCCTTCGAAACAGGCAACCCCAAAGAAGAGAGGTTCCACCATTTCTTCTTACTTTTCACCGGCAGGAAGGTGA
- the LOC119277038 gene encoding DNA polymerase eta-like isoform X4, with product MPVARPEPQEPRVIAHLDLDCFYVQVEQRRNPALKGQPTAVVQYNDWKGGGLIAVSYEARKFGVKRSMRGDEAKNVCPGINLVQVPVSRDKADLNVYRNAGSEVIAILSTKGKCERASIDEVYLDLTDAAKEMLLESPPESSESIFDEATKSNILDLPSDVGEREENVKAWLCRADANYQDKLLACGAILVAQLRVKVLEETQFTCSAGIAHNKMLAKLVSGMHKPAQQTVVPSSSVQDFLASLPVKKMKQLGGKLGSSLQDDLGVETVGDLLGFTEEKLQEYYGVNTGTWLWKTARGISGEEVEDRLLPKSHGCGKTFPGPKALKNHSSVKSWLDKLCEELSERIQSDLSCNKRVAQTLTLHARASKENESNSVKKFPSKSCPLRYGTGKIQEDAMKLFESGLHDFWGSRNAGWSITSLSVTASKIFDIPSGTNSILKYIKGPSSDASSAILDSSSTPELTPLVDNNLYMTPVHGEQCEPSSINEECGNSISAKQCRSIEGKGVPKKLSKVQMFHNNHSGNWLYFEVSFTKSTCPAREKKL from the exons ATGCCGGTGGCGAGGCCGGAGCCGCAGGAGCCGCGGGTGATCGCCCACCTCGACCTAGACTGCTTCTACGTGCAAG TCGAGCAGCGGAGGAACCCGGCGCTCAAGGGGCAGCCGACGGCCGTGGTGCAGTACAACGACTGGAAAGGCGGCGGTCTGATTGCGGTGAGCTACGAGGCCCGCAAGTTCGGCGTCAAGAG GTCCATGCGTGGGGATGAGGCCAAGAATGTCTGCCCAGGTATAAACTTAGTCCAGGTTCCCGTGTCCCGTGACAAGGCCGACCTCAATGTGTACCGAAATGCCGGCTCCGAG GTCATAGCGATCCTTTCGACTAAGGGGAAGTGTGAGCGAGCATCCATTGACGAAGTGTATCTCGACCTTACTGATGCAGCCAAGGAAATGCTCTTGGAATCCCCTCCGGAGTCATCAGAGTCTATTTTTGACGAGGCCACAAAGTCAAATATCCTTGACCTTCCTTCT GATGTCGGTGAAAGGGAGGAGAATGTGAAGGCATGGCTTTGTCGAGCAGATGCCAACTACCAGGATAAGTTGCTGGCATGCGGAGCTATACTTGTTGCACAGTTACGAGTAAAAGTTCTGGAGGAAACCCAATTCACCTGTTCTGCTGGCATTGCTCACAATAAG ATGTTAGCTAAACTTGTTAGCGGGATGCACAAACCTGCTCAACAAACAGTTGTTCCATCTTCATCAGTTCAAGACTTTCTAGCATCACTGCCTGTGAAGAAGAT GAAACAACTTGGGGGTAAGCTTGGGAGCTCCTTGCAGGACGATCTGGGGGTCGAGACAGTTGGGGATCTTCTAGGTTTTACAGAAGAGAAATTACAGGAGTACTATGGAGTAAATACAGG AACGTGGTTATGGAAGACTGCAAGGGGTATTAGCGGAGAAGAAGTTGAGGACCGTCTTCTACCAAAGAGCCATGGTTGTGGAAAAACATTTCCTGGCCCAAAAGCATTGAAGAATCATTCTTCT GTTAAGAGCTGGCTGGATAAACTTTGTGAAGAATTGAGCGAGCGGATTCAGTCTGACTTGAGCTGCAACAAGAGAGTTGCTCAAACATTAACTCTCCACGCTAGGGCATCTAAG GAGAATGAGTCTAATTCAGTGAAGAAATTCCCTTCCAAATCTTGTCCATTACGCTATGGGACTGGCAAAATTCAAGAAGATGCAATGAAGCTATTCGAATCTGGCCTTCATGATTTTTGGGGTTCTCGGAATGCTGGATGGAGTATAACATCTCTTTCTGTTACAGCAAGCAAAATATTTGATATACCAAGT GGAACGAACTCAATCTTGAAATATATCAAAGGCCCAAGTTCCGATGCATCTTCGGCTATCCTTGATTCTTCCTCTACACCTGAGTTAACACCACTTGTTG ATAACAACTTATATATGACTCCAGTTCATGGGGAACAGTGTGAACCATCATCTATAAATGAAGAGTGTGGCAATAGTATTTCAGCCAAACAATGTCGCTCAATTGAAGGAAAAGGTGTGCCAAAGAAATTATCGAAAGTTCAG ATGTTTCATAACAATCATTCAGGGAACTGGCTCTATTTTGAAGTTTCTTTCACAAAGTCAACCTGCCCAGCACGAGAAAAGAAACTTTGA
- the LOC119277038 gene encoding DNA polymerase eta-like isoform X1: MPVARPEPQEPRVIAHLDLDCFYVQVEQRRNPALKGQPTAVVQYNDWKGGGLIAVSYEARKFGVKRSMRGDEAKNVCPGINLVQVPVSRDKADLNVYRNAGSEVIAILSTKGKCERASIDEVYLDLTDAAKEMLLESPPESSESIFDEATKSNILDLPSDVGEREENVKAWLCRADANYQDKLLACGAILVAQLRVKVLEETQFTCSAGIAHNKMLAKLVSGMHKPAQQTVVPSSSVQDFLASLPVKKMKQLGGKLGSSLQDDLGVETVGDLLGFTEEKLQEYYGVNTGTWLWKTARGISGEEVEDRLLPKSHGCGKTFPGPKALKNHSSVKSWLDKLCEELSERIQSDLSCNKRVAQTLTLHARASKENESNSVKKFPSKSCPLRYGTGKIQEDAMKLFESGLHDFWGSRNAGWSITSLSVTASKIFDIPSGTNSILKYIKGPSSDASSAILDSSSTPELTPLVDNNLYMTPVHGEQCEPSSINEECGNSISAKQCRSIEGKGVPKKLSKVQGTGSILKFLSQSQPAQHEKRNFDGLICSHQGPESSSGASEAEQHGRDNINTAVVHSSGSGNTWMLNVEDIDPAVVGELPLEIQREIQGWIHPSKQATPKKRGSTISSYFSPAGR; the protein is encoded by the exons ATGCCGGTGGCGAGGCCGGAGCCGCAGGAGCCGCGGGTGATCGCCCACCTCGACCTAGACTGCTTCTACGTGCAAG TCGAGCAGCGGAGGAACCCGGCGCTCAAGGGGCAGCCGACGGCCGTGGTGCAGTACAACGACTGGAAAGGCGGCGGTCTGATTGCGGTGAGCTACGAGGCCCGCAAGTTCGGCGTCAAGAG GTCCATGCGTGGGGATGAGGCCAAGAATGTCTGCCCAGGTATAAACTTAGTCCAGGTTCCCGTGTCCCGTGACAAGGCCGACCTCAATGTGTACCGAAATGCCGGCTCCGAG GTCATAGCGATCCTTTCGACTAAGGGGAAGTGTGAGCGAGCATCCATTGACGAAGTGTATCTCGACCTTACTGATGCAGCCAAGGAAATGCTCTTGGAATCCCCTCCGGAGTCATCAGAGTCTATTTTTGACGAGGCCACAAAGTCAAATATCCTTGACCTTCCTTCT GATGTCGGTGAAAGGGAGGAGAATGTGAAGGCATGGCTTTGTCGAGCAGATGCCAACTACCAGGATAAGTTGCTGGCATGCGGAGCTATACTTGTTGCACAGTTACGAGTAAAAGTTCTGGAGGAAACCCAATTCACCTGTTCTGCTGGCATTGCTCACAATAAG ATGTTAGCTAAACTTGTTAGCGGGATGCACAAACCTGCTCAACAAACAGTTGTTCCATCTTCATCAGTTCAAGACTTTCTAGCATCACTGCCTGTGAAGAAGAT GAAACAACTTGGGGGTAAGCTTGGGAGCTCCTTGCAGGACGATCTGGGGGTCGAGACAGTTGGGGATCTTCTAGGTTTTACAGAAGAGAAATTACAGGAGTACTATGGAGTAAATACAGG AACGTGGTTATGGAAGACTGCAAGGGGTATTAGCGGAGAAGAAGTTGAGGACCGTCTTCTACCAAAGAGCCATGGTTGTGGAAAAACATTTCCTGGCCCAAAAGCATTGAAGAATCATTCTTCT GTTAAGAGCTGGCTGGATAAACTTTGTGAAGAATTGAGCGAGCGGATTCAGTCTGACTTGAGCTGCAACAAGAGAGTTGCTCAAACATTAACTCTCCACGCTAGGGCATCTAAG GAGAATGAGTCTAATTCAGTGAAGAAATTCCCTTCCAAATCTTGTCCATTACGCTATGGGACTGGCAAAATTCAAGAAGATGCAATGAAGCTATTCGAATCTGGCCTTCATGATTTTTGGGGTTCTCGGAATGCTGGATGGAGTATAACATCTCTTTCTGTTACAGCAAGCAAAATATTTGATATACCAAGT GGAACGAACTCAATCTTGAAATATATCAAAGGCCCAAGTTCCGATGCATCTTCGGCTATCCTTGATTCTTCCTCTACACCTGAGTTAACACCACTTGTTG ATAACAACTTATATATGACTCCAGTTCATGGGGAACAGTGTGAACCATCATCTATAAATGAAGAGTGTGGCAATAGTATTTCAGCCAAACAATGTCGCTCAATTGAAGGAAAAGGTGTGCCAAAGAAATTATCGAAAGTTCAG GGAACTGGCTCTATTTTGAAGTTTCTTTCACAAAGTCAACCTGCCCAGCACGAGAAAAGAAACTTTGACGGCTTAATTTGCAGCCATCAAG GCCCGGAGAGTTCTTCAGGAGCAAGCGAGGCTGAACAACATGGTAGGGACAATATTAACACGGCCGTCGTGCACTCTTCTGGTTCCGGTAACacatggatgctcaatgttgaagacattgatCCAGCCGTAGTAGGTGAACTGCCGCTGgagattcaaagagaaatacagggTTGGATCCATCCTTCGAAACAGGCAACCCCAAAGAAGAGAGGTTCCACCATTTCTTCTTACTTTTCACCGGCAGGAAGGTGA
- the LOC119277038 gene encoding DNA polymerase eta-like isoform X3 has product MPVARPEPQEPRVIAHLDLDCFYVQVEQRRNPALKGQPTAVVQYNDWKGGGLIAVSYEARKFGVKRSMRGDEAKNVCPGINLVQVPVSRDKADLNVYRNAGSEVIAILSTKGKCERASIDEVYLDLTDAAKEMLLESPPESSESIFDEATKSNILDLPSDVGEREENVKAWLCRADANYQDKLLACGAILVAQLRVKVLEETQFTCSAGIAHNKMLAKLVSGMHKPAQQTVVPSSSVQDFLASLPVKKMKQLGGKLGSSLQDDLGVETVGDLLGFTEEKLQEYYGVNTGTWLWKTARGISGEEVEDRLLPKSHGCGKTFPGPKALKNHSSVKSWLDKLCEELSERIQSDLSCNKRVAQTLTLHARASKENESNSVKKFPSKSCPLRYGTGKIQEDAMKLFESGLHDFWGSRNAGWSITSLSVTASKIFDIPSGTNSILKYIKGPSSDASSAILDSSSTPELTPLVVHGEQCEPSSINEECGNSISAKQCRSIEGKGVPKKLSKVQGTGSILKFLSQSQPAQHEKRNFDGLICSHQGPESSSGASEAEQHGRDNINTAVVHSSGSGNTWMLNVEDIDPAVVGELPLEIQREIQGWIHPSKQATPKKRGSTISSYFSPAGR; this is encoded by the exons ATGCCGGTGGCGAGGCCGGAGCCGCAGGAGCCGCGGGTGATCGCCCACCTCGACCTAGACTGCTTCTACGTGCAAG TCGAGCAGCGGAGGAACCCGGCGCTCAAGGGGCAGCCGACGGCCGTGGTGCAGTACAACGACTGGAAAGGCGGCGGTCTGATTGCGGTGAGCTACGAGGCCCGCAAGTTCGGCGTCAAGAG GTCCATGCGTGGGGATGAGGCCAAGAATGTCTGCCCAGGTATAAACTTAGTCCAGGTTCCCGTGTCCCGTGACAAGGCCGACCTCAATGTGTACCGAAATGCCGGCTCCGAG GTCATAGCGATCCTTTCGACTAAGGGGAAGTGTGAGCGAGCATCCATTGACGAAGTGTATCTCGACCTTACTGATGCAGCCAAGGAAATGCTCTTGGAATCCCCTCCGGAGTCATCAGAGTCTATTTTTGACGAGGCCACAAAGTCAAATATCCTTGACCTTCCTTCT GATGTCGGTGAAAGGGAGGAGAATGTGAAGGCATGGCTTTGTCGAGCAGATGCCAACTACCAGGATAAGTTGCTGGCATGCGGAGCTATACTTGTTGCACAGTTACGAGTAAAAGTTCTGGAGGAAACCCAATTCACCTGTTCTGCTGGCATTGCTCACAATAAG ATGTTAGCTAAACTTGTTAGCGGGATGCACAAACCTGCTCAACAAACAGTTGTTCCATCTTCATCAGTTCAAGACTTTCTAGCATCACTGCCTGTGAAGAAGAT GAAACAACTTGGGGGTAAGCTTGGGAGCTCCTTGCAGGACGATCTGGGGGTCGAGACAGTTGGGGATCTTCTAGGTTTTACAGAAGAGAAATTACAGGAGTACTATGGAGTAAATACAGG AACGTGGTTATGGAAGACTGCAAGGGGTATTAGCGGAGAAGAAGTTGAGGACCGTCTTCTACCAAAGAGCCATGGTTGTGGAAAAACATTTCCTGGCCCAAAAGCATTGAAGAATCATTCTTCT GTTAAGAGCTGGCTGGATAAACTTTGTGAAGAATTGAGCGAGCGGATTCAGTCTGACTTGAGCTGCAACAAGAGAGTTGCTCAAACATTAACTCTCCACGCTAGGGCATCTAAG GAGAATGAGTCTAATTCAGTGAAGAAATTCCCTTCCAAATCTTGTCCATTACGCTATGGGACTGGCAAAATTCAAGAAGATGCAATGAAGCTATTCGAATCTGGCCTTCATGATTTTTGGGGTTCTCGGAATGCTGGATGGAGTATAACATCTCTTTCTGTTACAGCAAGCAAAATATTTGATATACCAAGT GGAACGAACTCAATCTTGAAATATATCAAAGGCCCAAGTTCCGATGCATCTTCGGCTATCCTTGATTCTTCCTCTACACCTGAGTTAACACCACTTGTTG TTCATGGGGAACAGTGTGAACCATCATCTATAAATGAAGAGTGTGGCAATAGTATTTCAGCCAAACAATGTCGCTCAATTGAAGGAAAAGGTGTGCCAAAGAAATTATCGAAAGTTCAG GGAACTGGCTCTATTTTGAAGTTTCTTTCACAAAGTCAACCTGCCCAGCACGAGAAAAGAAACTTTGACGGCTTAATTTGCAGCCATCAAG GCCCGGAGAGTTCTTCAGGAGCAAGCGAGGCTGAACAACATGGTAGGGACAATATTAACACGGCCGTCGTGCACTCTTCTGGTTCCGGTAACacatggatgctcaatgttgaagacattgatCCAGCCGTAGTAGGTGAACTGCCGCTGgagattcaaagagaaatacagggTTGGATCCATCCTTCGAAACAGGCAACCCCAAAGAAGAGAGGTTCCACCATTTCTTCTTACTTTTCACCGGCAGGAAGGTGA